In one window of Tenrec ecaudatus isolate mTenEca1 chromosome 3, mTenEca1.hap1, whole genome shotgun sequence DNA:
- the LOC142443049 gene encoding large ribosomal subunit protein eL34-like, giving the protein MSSKSGCIRRRCVEAFKMVQRLTYRRRLSYNTASNKTRLSRTPGNRIVYLYTKKVGKAPKSACGVCPGRLRGVRAVRPKVLMRLSKTKKHVSRAYGGSMCAKCVRDRIKRAFLIEEQKIVVKVLKAQAQSQKAK; this is encoded by the coding sequence ATGTcttcaaaaagtgggtgtatcCGGAGACGCTGTGTGGAGGCATTCAAAATGGTTCAGCGTCTGACCTACCGGCGTAGGCTGTCCTACAACACCGCCTCTAACAAAACTAGACTGTCCCGAACCCCTGGTAACAGAATCGTTTACCTGTATACAAAGAAGGTTGGGAAAGCGCCAAAATCTGCATGTGGCGTGTGCCCGGGCCGACTTCGAGGGGTCCGTGCTGTGAGACCCAAAGTTCTCATGAGGTtgtccaaaaccaaaaaacacgtCAGCAGGGCTTATGGTGGGTCCATGTGCGCTAAATGTGTCCGAGACAGGATCAAGCGCGCTTTCCTGATTGAGGAGCAGAAAATCGTGGTGAAAGTGTTGAAGGCACAAGCACAGAGTCAAAAggctaaataa